ATCAAATAAAATGAATCATTTCAGAAttttcaaagcaacaaaataaccgcggtttacaatgatggtgatACCTTGGAGAAATGTGGGTTGAAGTGTATTTAAATCTTGGTAGAAGTCAGACAAACATGATAAGGGACAAGTCATTTATTTGATTGAAAAcacactattattattatcactCCATATTGTTCCTCCCAAACCAATCTAATTCTTTCTACACATTTCCATTACACACATTTAATTCCATTCATTcaattgttttattattattttttatttcacctttatttaatcaggtaggccagttgagaacaagttctcaattacaaCTGCGACGTGGCCAATATAAATCAAAGCAGTGCGAAACAAACAACACAgagggataaacaaatgtacagtcaataacacaatagaaaaatatatatatacagtgtgtgcaaatgaagtaagattagggaaGTAAGGCAATAAAAGGGCCACAGAGGCATAGTAATACAAATGTAACTATTAAATACTGgattgatagatgtgcagaagatgaatgtgcagaaGATAAATGAGCAAGTAGAActattggggtgcaaaggagcaaaaaaaaaaaaacaatatgggCGTGAGTTGGttgggtgggctatgtacagatgggctgtgtacagatgggctgtgtacagatgggctgtgtacagatgggctgtgtacagatgggctatgtacagatgggctgtgtacaatACACTGTCTACAATACACCTGCCCAGATACTATTCTAACCCATTTCTTATCTTTCAATTGCTCCCATCGAATCTCTGCTGGAATCATTTTCTTCATGGGCTTATTTCTTACATCTCTTAGCCCAAACGGTCCAGGCTCCCTCTTGCTGTTCTATAATCACCTCTTTCCTTCCTTAGATATTTACCATGAACCCGGACCCACAGATGGTGAGTATGGAAGTTTAGTTAGTGTGTGAATCAACTGTTAAATTGAGTGTTTATTCAAAATGCCCACACATAATGTTACAAGGACATGAATGTCACTATATGTATGAAAACGACCCAAATCTGTCGCACAAAAGAATTAGCcgcctttaaaaaaatatatatatcttttttttttattcataGGGAGAAACAGATACCTAGTAAGTCTTAAGTAATGTATTGAAACTAAATGTTATTTTTACAGAATCCTTTCCCACTGGACATGGCCCCTACATCTATTGATGATCAATACGTTGGCTGCAGAGCGAACATCAGCATTCAGGTGAACACAGACTACCTCCCACGTGAGAAGAAAACCAGTACAAACTTCAATAATGCCTGGAAGGAAGCAGAAGCAGAAGCCAAACCGTCTATCCATGGTCTGCAAAAGGAACACTCCATAGCTATATATGTGTACACAAATGAAGAGCCTAAGATCTACCCGGACTTCAACAGAGAAGTTAGAAATGGTAGATCTAATTATGGGACAACATTCCAGTACCATTCCCTGCACTTCTATCTAACTGAAGCCATTCAGATTCTCAAACAAAGGCAAACAACATGTTGGACCACCTACCGTAGAACCGATGTGTATTTTGATCAGGATGTTGTCAACAAAGCTATCCGTTTCGGCACCTTCACCTCGAGCACTTTAAACAAGACAATAGGCAGAGATTCATTTGGAGCGACGTCCTGCTTTGAGATCACCACATGTTTTGGAGCTGACATATCACATTACTCTGTatttacaggagagagagaagtcttAATTCCTCCCTATGAGGTATTCACAGTGAGCAACATCCAGAAGAAGTCACCAGAGAATAACCTGTGGTGTGAAGTCGTCTACACATTAGTGAGCACTGGAAATCAGAGTGACTTGAATTGCAAGTTGCAAAATGGAGTAAAAATCTAACCTGTGAAGCAGCTTTTCTGCATTCATCAGGAAAAGGCTACATAACGATCTATAATATGTTGATAATTACTGTATATCACTGATCATTCCCACACCAATGTACGATTAAGTCatctgtaaaaatatatatattttttacattcctTCTTTCAGTTGTAATGATCCTGTTAAAGACTGTTTAACCCTTATTGCTGCCTCAGATTAAGAACAAgttataaaaaagtattatttgcCGACATTGAATCAAATTGTAATTTGTGATTTGTTGACATTTGTTAGCATGTGCACTGTGTTTGTTTATATTCACCATTATGTTACTGATTCCCTCCACCAATAGTGTTTATATTCACCATTATGTTACTGATTCCCCCTCCATCAATATCGTGTTTATATTCACCATTATGTTACTGATTCCCCCTCCATCAATATAGTGTTTATATTCACCATTATGTTGCTGATTCCCTCCAtcaatattgtgtttatattcaCCATTATGTTGCTGATTCCCTCCATCAATATCGTGTTTATATTCACCATTATGTTACTGATTCCCCCTCCATCAATATAGTGTTTATATTCACCATTATGTTGCTGATTCCCTCCATCAATATAGTGTTTATATTCACCATTATGTTGCTGATACCCTCTCCATCAATATAGTGTTTATATTCACCATTGTTACTGATTCCCTCCAtcaatattgtgtttatattcaCCATTATGTTACTGATTCCCTCCATCAATATAGTGTTTATATTCACCATTATGTTGCTGATTCCCCTCCATCAATATAGTGTTTATATTCACCATTATGTTGCTGATTCCCTCCATCAATATAGAGCAAGCAGTGTGTTAAGAAGTGGGAGGCTAGGCAGGTCATGACCCTCTCACAAGCCCATTGAGGAGTTGCAGCACTGAGACAAGGTTGTAACTAGCAACTGGGGAGAAAATGGAGTAAAAACTATAGTTTTACATAGTCATGTAATACTTAGTCATGGCTTTGAAATTAACTTGAAGCAAAAATAGTAACAAGTCGGCTAGCTAACCAGAGAAAGAAGAGCAAACTGTGTCTGTCAGAGTGAGATGGGACGGAGAGCAGTAGCAGGGTTAGAAGTTGTCACGTCCATCGTACGAAGGAgaacaaggcgcagcgtggtatgctTACATTCTTATTTTATTAAAGATTGAACACtgaaaaaaataacaaaacaacacGTGACACTATACAAATTAGttctgacaggcaactacacatagacaagaacccacaaatagactgtattagaacacacaactaaacccatctaccttgACTGTATTTGAACACAAATAACTAACCCAAACCCATCTACTTATTGACTTTATTATTCACGTCATGCTTAGCTTAGCTACGTGGTATGGTCATTGTGTGTACTCAATGGACATTTTTGATGAAGTTGTAAGATGTCTAGCTAGTCATTTGTTAGCTATGCTAACAAGTTAGCAAGAAGTTGCCTAAAAACAGCATCAACTTCTAATAGACAAGCGAAGCGTTAGTACACTGAACTGAAAAGATACCGTTAGTTTACAGAATACTAAAATGAAATTATAGTatgtactcattaagtatgtagtatacagtatgtaaatatgggtattcgaacacagcacTGGTTTCTTATTGAAATTAACTGTAACCTTCTACTTCCTTCTTTCAAATCATTAGATGGAAATTAATAACATCGATAAAAAGAAGGCAATCACCTTTTCTGTTATTATTCTACTAGTTTTGATGGTAATCTTTGCTTTGATCTTAGGCATTCCCCATTCAAATGTGAGATATTTTACATTTTaattaaatacaaaaaatgtAAAATAGTTGTTTGAATTGTTTGCTCCTACAGTAGATCAGTGTTCTGTACTACGGGCTGCCATAAGTCTTATACATGGAAACCTTTCTAAAAAAAGAACTGTTACAGGATGGAGAAACTCAGAATGGAGGGATTCAAAATAGAGGGATTCAAGATGGAGGGATTCAAGATGGAGGGATTCAAGATGGAGT
The genomic region above belongs to Oncorhynchus nerka isolate Pitt River linkage group LG18, Oner_Uvic_2.0, whole genome shotgun sequence and contains:
- the LOC135561794 gene encoding ecto-ADP-ribosyltransferase 5-like; the encoded protein is MGKTCVAMALGAVAMALTLALTLGLYFGRIFTMNPDPQMNPFPLDMAPTSIDDQYVGCRANISIQVNTDYLPREKKTSTNFNNAWKEAEAEAKPSIHGLQKEHSIAIYVYTNEEPKIYPDFNREVRNGRSNYGTTFQYHSLHFYLTEAIQILKQRQTTCWTTYRRTDVYFDQDVVNKAIRFGTFTSSTLNKTIGRDSFGATSCFEITTCFGADISHYSVFTGEREVLIPPYEVFTVSNIQKKSPENNLWCEVVYTLVSTGNQSDLNCKLQNGVKI